The Candidatus Caldatribacterium sp. genome includes a window with the following:
- a CDS encoding nucleotidyltransferase domain-containing protein, translating into MELEEMVALLREGLKKLPMKVVAAALFGSWARGEKTRDSDVDVLVVADALCDRWHRRGKDIARIKEELLTDFPLDILLLTRDECVANFRNHNPLFLDIATEGIVLYDTDGFLARLIEETREYIAKRGIQKLPGGWRFPTRGREPTFL; encoded by the coding sequence TGGAACTTGAGGAAATGGTGGCGCTTCTTCGAGAGGGACTCAAGAAATTGCCAATGAAGGTGGTGGCAGCAGCCCTCTTTGGCTCATGGGCACGGGGGGAGAAAACGCGGGACTCCGATGTCGATGTCCTCGTTGTGGCTGATGCCTTATGTGACAGGTGGCACAGAAGAGGCAAGGACATTGCCCGGATAAAGGAAGAGCTCTTGACAGACTTCCCCCTTGATATTCTTCTTCTCACGAGGGATGAGTGCGTCGCAAACTTCCGCAACCACAACCCCCTTTTCCTTGACATTGCTACAGAGGGCATTGTTCTCTACGACACGGATGGATTCCTTGCCAGGCTCATCGAGGAGACACGAGAGTATATCGCCAAGCGGGGGATACAGAAACTTCCCGGTGGGTGGCGATTCCCAACCAGGGGACGAGAGCCAACGTTCCTTTAG
- a CDS encoding HEPN domain-containing protein, translating into MFDIGNILAKEGYFDKAVYHFQQAVEKSVKAILISFGEYPLGNSRKRTLSAKFSSGRFENSRSMRTGKRL; encoded by the coding sequence GTGTTTGACATTGGTAACATCCTCGCAAAAGAGGGGTACTTTGACAAAGCGGTGTACCACTTCCAGCAAGCAGTGGAGAAGTCGGTGAAAGCAATCCTTATATCCTTTGGGGAATATCCTTTGGGGAATTCCAGAAAACGCACTTTGTCGGCGAAATTCTCCTCAGGAAGGTTCGAGAACTCCCGGTCGATGAGAACTGGAAAGAGGCTCTGA